The proteins below come from a single Solea senegalensis isolate Sse05_10M linkage group LG2, IFAPA_SoseM_1, whole genome shotgun sequence genomic window:
- the stx19 gene encoding syntaxin-19: protein MRDRLEELQQRAHEFSGTAIEITDPVSVKGEDEWDDAMEVEITMPQAVVFEEEPVIENYLSEAQKIRDDITVLENEIHQLTQQQKTLVATMRRFSVMKKESSITRDIKLQAESLHRRLDALSKQVERTEDQQGPCAVTTRIQRCQHAALYSKFQQVMRQYNEDLLTKQERCKDFIVRQLEVLGRDVTEDEVNEMVAAGKWEVFNENLLNDARITRSQLSEIEQRHKELLSLENNMKELRDLFMDIFMLVEEQGSYMEHIQTNVERTQDYVAASNEKFKLAARYKKNNPLRKLCCCCCPPWRCCL from the exons ATGAGAGATCGCTTGgaagagctgcagcagagggCCCACGAGTTCTCCGGGACAGCAATTGAAATAACCGACCCCGTCTCAGTGAAGGGCGAGGATGAGTGGGACGACGCTATGGAGGTGGAGATCACAATGCCACAGGCCGTGGTGTTTGAGGAAGAGCCGGTCATAGAGAACTACTTGTCTGAGGCCCAGAAAATCCGAGATGACATCACAGTGCTGGAGAACGAG atccatcagctcacacagcagcagaaaacccTGGTGGCAACCATGCGCCGCTTCAGTGTGATGAAGAAAGAGAGCAGCATTACACGAGACATCAAGCTCCAGGCCGAAAGCCTCCACCGGCGACTAGACGCACTGTCAAAACAAGTGGAAAGAACCGAGGACCAGCAGGGACCATGTGCAGTTACAACAAGAATTCAACGCTGCCAGCATGCAGCACTCTACTCCAAATTCCAGCAG GTAATGCGGCAGTATAACGAAGACCTGCTGACAAAGCAGGAGCGCTGCAAGGACTTCATCGTTCGGCAGCTGGAGGTCCTGGGCCGGGACGTGACGGAGGACGAGGTGAATGAGATGGTCGCCGCGGGGAAGTGGGAGGTCTTCAATGAGAACCTGCTGAACGACGCCAGAATCACGCGATCGCAACTTTCTGAGATCGAGCAGCGGCATAAG GAGCTGTTGAGTCTGGAGAACAACATGAAGGAGCTGAGGGACCTGTTCATGGACATTTTCATGCTGGTGGAGGAACAAGGGTCTTACATGGAGCACATCCAGACCAACGTGGAGCGAACGCAGGACTATGTGGCGGCGTCGAACGAGAAATTCAAGCTGGCAGCCAGGTATAAGAAGAACAACCCTCTGCGGaagctgtgctgctgctgctgccctcccTGGAGATGCTGCTTATAA